The region CAAATACAAAAGCAACAGCTAGAAAGTATATGCATCAGTGATACTATAAAGATGACATGGTGTGTCCTAACAGAATTTCCTGGAGCCCAAATGACAGAAATCAGAGATGCAGAACACGTACACCATGGATCAGGACAGCGCTATTACATGTGCATTATTAAATTCTTCATCATCTCACCAATGCTACTGTGCCGTTTTGACATGCAGGAAGCATCAGGTAAACATTCCAGTGTCTCTGCAGAGTTCACGTGGTGGAGAACACGGACTCCACCACTACTATAGTGCAGGTGGAGATCAAGATCGGACTAGGCATCGAGGCATCAACACCACCgtgaagagagtgtgtgtttgtgtgctagtTTCTGCTCCTTCATCAGTTGTGGCACAATGTATGTTATGTACGCTGTATGATATGAATGATCTTTTGTTACAGttattagattaaaaaaatgagaTCATAAGTCCATAAGGCACTTCCATGAGGTGATGTGCACACATTTACTCTGGAGATGGTCCAGGACGCATTTCCTTCCTCACCAACTCCACTATGCTCACTTAGCCAGCCCCCCAACCCTTTAACCGAGGGGGCGAGGGGGTTCTTAGGGAGATCAACATCatcattttgatgttttttgACAGCTTGTACAGTAACATAAAACCTTTAGCCTTTGTTCTAGTTGTGCATAAAAATTTTGTACGAGTGTGTTCCATATGTTTTGATAAATATTATTACGAGGTGTTTCACAACGTGATGAAGTTTCCGTCCTCTCTCATGCTTTCTTGGCTGCTGCTTGTCTTATTGGGGCTGCTGTTGTGCGAGCTCATAGAGCTGGTACTAGGCAATGAGACGCTCTGGGGGAGAGGCCTCTGCCCATAAGCAGCCAGTGAAGAAACAATGCTATTTCCATTGGTCAGATGATGTGGCGCATAGGCAGGCAGGTTATCACTCTCGATGATGAGGTCAGTGTCATCTTCATCGCTGTCCCCTTCCATTACGCTGTTGCTGTTACTGTATTGGCTAACAGTTTGAGAGGCAGGACTAGGAATGGAATCCTGCGAAAGCACGGATCCTCCAGAGCCTGCAGAGTTGTTGCCAGCTGAGGTTTTGCTCGATCTGTGCATCACGTTGTTGCGCTGATTGGCTGGCTTGACCGTCACAATCAGGTTGTGGCTGTTGGCCACCATCATGTCTGTAACCTGGTCCAGTGACTTGCCAGCCACGTCAATGCCGTTGACTTCCAGTATCTCATCGTTGACCCCGAGCAATCCTGTGCTCTCAGCCAGGCCGCCCTTAACCAGACGTGAGATGAAGACACCAGGCACTTTCTCCACACCTTGCGGTGTGACACGGACACTCACACCATCGCGAATGTAGAAGCCCAAGGGTTTGTGGGTGCCATGCTTGTGAAGGCGCACACGGCGGTGTGTCTCAGGCAGGATGTCCACATCGATGATGGAAGAGATCTGGCGGAAGTCCTGTGGGAGGCTGATCAACAGACCTGATTTGTTCTTCTGTTGGGTGACACGCAGACCTGCCAGgcccttttttcttctctgcagAGAGTTTGTACCAAAGACCACAGGCTCGTCCACATCTGTGGgtcaagaagagagagaaattggTTATGCGGATAAATAGAAAAACATTACTTTCATCTAAGGCTCAGTGTGAGTCAGGCACAGAAGGGGTTCATCCCAGGATGCAGCATCTGCACCGACTGGTACAATTACTTTAGGCTAAATCTGTGACTAAGCAAgatcatctcatctcatcaatCTCAACACGACTAAGCAAAAGCTATTGCAGTATAACCATTTTTTCATCAGAAAATGCCTGCTAGAGACAGCAGTGCTAGCATTACCAATGCTATGGTTAAGGGGAGCAACTAGGGCAAAGGAACACAATACATCATGATAATGGGAATCCTTTTGGACAGATGGTCAAAAGCGATCACAATAAATCTCTCAGTCACTCGTATATCTAATTAAAAACCTCATGTCAGTGTGATTTAGAGTTTTCTGAATTCCAGGCCAATAAAATGACTTGTTTGTAGtattatacatactgtatgagaGCATCATTCTAGACTAAAGTGACTAGTATAAGAGAACAATTTTGGTTAGTTTTGTGCTATGGCAATGTCTTCTATTTGAATCCTTGggggagacaaaaaaaaaaaaaaaggcttgactaTGAATATTACAACCCActggagaagaaaaacaaagtcaTTTACACCTTCACTCAGAAAGGTGACTAACAATCAATGTGTATAGTTTTGTGCTTATTTTCAGCATGATGCTTTAATTAcagaacatactgtataaagaaCTAGTCAATATCACTGTCAGGACTTGAAATTGAATCTTTTTGGTGTTACCAAAATATTCCTGTCTACAGGAAATGTTATATTGTTATCAGCTATACATTATTTGAATGTAGAGCTCcactaaatataaatgtgatgcAGATTGCgttctttatctgtctctatGAAGATATCAATATGTGCACAAAGGTTTTTTCAGCCACGAGAATCAAACAAATGACTCCGGAGTCTTTGAAACAGCTCGGCAGTATTTTCAACTAATCAGCGTAATCATATTCCACGCTGGACAAAGAGTGGCTCTTTCTAAACCTCACATGGGTATTTAGATTAATTAAGCTGTCAAGACCACAAAAGATGGAGGGGCTTGCTCTAGGTTATTACACATCTAATTCATTAGCAGAGTGCTGTTCATATCTAAATCTGGTAAGTATGGGTTAATGTAATGGGTAGACCGAATGAGTCACAGTCTGACCTTCGACCCTCGCATTAATGAGTAGGGAAATATGTCCGCACACACGGGACACATACTGATCAATATATGCCCAGGGTGATGCATCGATTGTAGCAGGGTCAACAGGGAGTCGGAGTCTGATTGTGAACATGCGTACAGGACATGTCCCTATACTAGGACACTGAAAATTGGAACTGGTGCACTCTGTGGTTTCATGTTTGTTGCATTCCTTCATTTTTCAATTGTAAATGAAAATGTGGAATattttgaggggtttttttttcccccactgaaGATTGCAACATGCACAAACCATCCTCATATAAAGACATTCCATTTTTTATGTCCTCATACATGGATGCATTTTTCCCCTCGGTTCACTGCTGACACTTTAGCTCAGTATAGAATTAGTTCTTAATTAGAGACATTGCTCAGTTTCCAGTTATTAGGCGCTACTTAAAAATAACTTTGAAATATACAAACACATTGTTTGGGCTTCAGGAGCGTATATGTCTGCTAGATTGCTGTGCATTAGTGGGACTTGCTCACCCGCTCTTATACTGTATGCTCTGCACATAGCAAGAGCCTTGGGCTGCATGTCTCCCTCCATTAGTCTGAGAGCGTGGACTCCCACAGAGAGGAGAGCAGTGTGTGTTATTAAAGCTGCACAGGCctggagggagggaaggagggagtcTCGTCTCGGCAGACGGGTGGGGGGGTCTGTATCGAGTCCATGCGTCGCCCCTCTCTGCATGAGCCCAGAGAGGCAAATGCAGACAAAAAGCTCTTTTGTGCATTGCCGATGGTGTTTAAGGTGGGGatagtatgtgtatgtgatcaCACTGTCTGTTGTAAACATTATGCTAATTGAGGTAGTGATGCAATGTACCACTGATGCATAGAGCTGAGGTGCTCAAAGTGGAATACGAGGAGCCCCAGGGATCTGTGAAGAATATCCAGGGGATCTgccatcattattattattattattattattattatttatttatttattttttttactttagttACTTTGGTGGAAAACACAAGCCTGTTTGACTGGTGAAATTATTTAATcaaaacctcaataactcaataCAAGTTGACCTACAAATAATGTCAGCTTGGACCTACTGTGTTCTGTTGGAGGAATAGAAAGATCTGTGGTTCTAATAAACAGGCAATAAGTAAATCTAATGAatttatgttaataaaatagTTCTGTACAGAGGGTGCCTGTAGAATTTACTTTACAGTTAAATGGGTCCCAGGCTACAAAACTTTGAAGAAACCCTGGCATAGAGTACTTGGAGCTGAAGGGGACGGGGATGGACACAGGGACACAGGTACACACTGCAGTCTGCATTCACTGGTGTCCTTAATGAGCCAGATACTCTACACATCTGCTCGGCTGCTCTCATCAATCACTTCATCTGgacctcataataataataataataataataataacagcaggACATTACAAATCAAGGAACCCACCACTCCAACAACCTTGCTTTAAAACTGTCAGAGAGGATACAAGCAGGCAGTAACTCATTCTGAAGAGGTCAGGGTGTTAGCTTCAATTCAGTAACTGCCTCCAAAACACACAGATGCTCATTCTGAATCACTAAATCTAACAACATTACTGGGCCTTTTATGAAATTACTCCTGTCTAGAGTGCCAGAGAACTTGCAATACCCCAGAGCAGACACAGACAAGCTTCTTATGGCTCTTTGTGTCTGTGAAACTGTATAGAAGACCAGCTCAAGTACTAACAAGCACTCAgatgaatattatatattatatatagttttattaatataaaactggGTCAGTGACAGAACTGTAAAATCCTTATCATTATCAAAGATCATAAATGATGTCAAAAAATTGACCAAAAACCCCCCCAATATAAGCAATATAATGCAGTCCTGTGAAACCTGACGGGACAGACAGCGCAGAGCTTTTTCAAAGTGCTCTCAGATTAGAAAGTTATAGAAAGCCTTTCCTGACTTCCTCTCCTTTCTCTGGGACACTCTGGGGCATTTTGGGAATAAAATCAAAGCAGAAAGCCTGTGCTAATGAAATATGTTTGGTGATATGAAGGTAggtaaaaaaaacatccaggcA is a window of Ictalurus punctatus breed USDA103 chromosome 4, Coco_2.0, whole genome shotgun sequence DNA encoding:
- the pard6a gene encoding partitioning defective 6 homolog alpha translates to MSRNQRTPQKNTDSVVEVKSKFEAEYRRFALQRNGTVSFQEFYRLLQSVHHIPGVDVLLGYADVHGDLLPINNDDNFHKALSSANPLLRIIIQRRDVDEPVVFGTNSLQRRKKGLAGLRVTQQKNKSGLLISLPQDFRQISSIIDVDILPETHRRVRLHKHGTHKPLGFYIRDGVSVRVTPQGVEKVPGVFISRLVKGGLAESTGLLGVNDEILEVNGIDVAGKSLDQVTDMMVANSHNLIVTVKPANQRNNVMHRSSKTSAGNNSAGSGGSVLSQDSIPSPASQTVSQYSNSNSVMEGDSDEDDTDLIIESDNLPAYAPHHLTNGNSIVSSLAAYGQRPLPQSVSLPSTSSMSSHNSSPNKTSSSQESMREDGNFITL